A DNA window from Macadamia integrifolia cultivar HAES 741 chromosome 4, SCU_Mint_v3, whole genome shotgun sequence contains the following coding sequences:
- the LOC122077090 gene encoding prohibitin-3, mitochondrial encodes MGSSQAAVSFLTNLARAAFGLGAGATILNSSLYTVDGGQRAVLFDRFRGVLDETVGEGTHFLIPWLQKPYIFDIRTRPHTFASISGTKDLQMVNLTLRVLSRPVVPSLPTIFKTLGLEYDEKVLPSIGNEVLKAVVAQFNADQLLTERPHVSALVRESLIRRAKDFNIVLDDVAITHLSYGGEFSKAVEQKQVAQQEAERSKFIVAKAEQERRAAIIRAEGESESAKLISDATAAAGMGLIELRRIEASREVASTLAKTPNVAYLPGGNNMLLGLNPSLTPGR; translated from the coding sequence ATGGGCAGCAGCCAAGCGGCAGTGTCATTCTTGACCAATCTAGCGAGAGCGGCGTTCGGTCTGGGTGCGGGCGCAACTATTTTGAATTCATCTCTTTACACCGTCGACGGAGGCCAACGAGCGGTCCTCTTCGATCGATTCAGGGGAGTACTGGATGAGACTGTGGGAGAGGGAACCCATTTCTTGATCCCATGGCTGCAGAAGCCCTACATCTTCGATATCCGCACTCGCCCCCACACCTTCGCCTCCATCTCCGGCACCAAAGATCTCCAGATGGTCAACCTCACCCTCCGGGTTCTCTCCCGCCCTGTCGTCCCCAGCCTCCCAACCATCTTCAAGACCCTTGGTCTAGAATACGACGAGAAGGTCCTCCCTTCTATTGGAAATGAAGTCCTCAAGGCAGTCGTTGCGCAATTCAACGCTGATCAGCTTCTCACAGAGCGTCCCCATGTCTCCGCTCTTGTCCGCGAGAGCTTGATTCGCCGCGCCAAGGACTTCAATATCGTCCTTGACGACGTTGCCATTACTCACCTCTCCTACGGTGGCGAATTCTCCAAGGCTGTCGAGCAGAAGCAGGTGGCCCAGCAGGAGGCGGAGCGCTCCAAGTTCATTGTGGCTAAAGCCGAGCAGGAGAGGAGAGCTGCCATTATTAGAGCTGAGGGAGAGAGCGAGTCTGCTAAGTTAATCTCCGATGCCACCGCAGCAGCTGGGATGGGCCTGATTGAGTTGAGGAGAATCGAAGCTTCCAGGGAGGTTGCTTCCACCTTGGCCAAGACCCCGAACGTCGCTTACCTTCCTGGTGGCAATAACATGCTTCTTGGCCTCAACCCTTCCTTGACTCCTGGTCGTTGA